One Malania oleifera isolate guangnan ecotype guangnan chromosome 10, ASM2987363v1, whole genome shotgun sequence genomic region harbors:
- the LOC131167006 gene encoding 26S proteasome non-ATPase regulatory subunit 7 homolog A, whose translation MSIYKTFSRSKKEIVLVSDFYVLGKAAREEIRLKRDGSNTETLKILRNLVTMDVIKSQQISARPIEKVIVHPLVLLSIVDNYNRVAKDTRKRVVGVLLGTSFKGTVDVTNSYAVPFEEDDKDPSIWFLDHNYHESMFSMFKRINAKEHVVGWYSTGPKLRENDLDIHGLFNDYVPNPVLVIIDVQPKELGIPTKAYYAVEEVKENATQKSQKVFVHVPSEIAAHEVEEIGVEHLLRDVKDTTISTLATEVTGKLAALKGLDARLREIRSYLDLVVDGKLPLNHEILYHLQDVFNLLPNLNVNELIKAFAVKTNDMMLVIYLSSLIRSVIALHNLINNKMLNKEHEKAEDSKPIAVPAAAGS comes from the exons ATGAGCATATACAAAACCTTCTCACGAAGCAAAAAGGAAATTGTGCTGGTTTCTGATTTCTATGTATTGGGGAAAGCAGCGAGGGAAGAAATAAGGTTGAAAAGAGACGGATCAAACACTGAAACACTGAAAATTTTGAGAAACCTCGTAACAATGGATGTGATAAAGAGCCAGCAAATCTCCGCGAGGCCGATAGAGAAGGTGATAGTTCATCCTCTGGTTCTTCTCAGCATCGTCGATAACTACAATCGGGTCGCCAAGGACACGCGCAAGCGCGTCGTTGGGGTTCTTCTTGGCACTTCCTTCAAAGGCACCGTCGATGTCACCAACAGCTATGCCG TTCCCTTTGAAGAGGATGACAAGGATCCAAGCATCTGGTTTCTTGACCACAACTACCATGAGTCAATGTTTTCTATGTTCAAGAGAATAAATG CTAAGGAGCATGTTGTAGGATGGTACAGCACTGGTCCAAAGCTACGGGAAAATGACTTGGACATACACGGACTATTTAATGA CTACGTTCCCAATCCTGTTCTTGTCATAATTGATGTCCAACCTAAAGAGCTGGGAATACCCACTAAAGCTTATTATGCTGTTGAAGAAGTTAAAGAG AACGCAACCCAGAAAAGCCAGAAAGTGTTTGTGCATGTGCCTTCCGAGATTGCTGCCCATGAAGTTGAGGAAATTG GAGTGGAGCACTTGCTTAGGGATGTGAAGGATACAACCATTAGTACCCTTGCTACGGAG GTGACTGGGAAGCTAGCAGCGTTGAAGGGGTTGGATGCAAGACTACGAGAGATACGCAGTTATCTTGACCTTGTTGTTGATGGAAAGCTCCCACTAAATCATGAGATTCTGTACCATTTGCAG GATGTATTCAACCTACTTCCGAATCTCAATGTGAATGAGTTAATCAAGGCTTTTGCAG TGAAAACAAATGACATGATGTTGGTTATATATCTTTCATCCCTGATCCGAAGTGTGATTGCCCTTCACAACTTGATCAACAACAAG ATGCTTAACAAAGAGCACGAAAAGGCAGAGGACTCGAAACCCATTGCTGTGCCAGCTGCAGCTGGAAGCTAA
- the LOC131167007 gene encoding uncharacterized protein LOC131167007, producing MEHSNKIRRRCFLKNSIALMLAVVSFSCLLIVIISTLRLPDASSERRSHRTFRIRDVASKGELGLGKFGEMMLEMLPDDLAFTVFVPSERAFERDLRLRINQSLVAEKWNDTYAVLSRILGFSAVPRAISSASVPLGKEISYDSLSGFSLCIWKDRDGAVVANRVRSERVDLKKREIVVHVIDGVIMDAEFEESVRPDDEEDQ from the coding sequence atggaacaCTCGAACAAGATCAGAAGAAGGTGCTTCTTGAAGAATTCGATTGCCCTAATGTTGGCGGTCGTCTCCTTCTCTTGCTTGTTGATTGTGATTATATCAACTCTCAGGCTACCAGATGCATCCTCGGAACGCAGATCTCACAGGACTTTTAGAATTAGGGATGTAGCTTCGAAGGGCGAGTTAGGATTGGGAAAGTTCGGAGAAATGATGCTTGAGATGTTGCCCGACGATCTCGCCTTCACGGTTTTCGTGCCTTCGGAGAGAGCCTTCGAGCGGGATCTGAGGCTACGGATCAATCAAAGCTTGGTGGCGGAGAAATGGAACGATACGTACGCAGTCCTAAGCCGCATATTAGGGTTCTCAGCCGTTCCTCGGGCAATTTCATCTGCTTCGGTGCCATTGGGAAAGGAGATTTCTTATGATTCGTTGTCTGGATTTAGCTTATGCATTTGGAAGGACAGGGATGGAGCGGTGGTAGCGAACAGAGTTCGATCGGAACGGGTGGATTTGaagaagagagagattgttgttCATGTTATAGATGGGGTGATTATGGATGCTGAGTTCGAGGAATCGGTTCGGCCAGATGATGAGGAAGATCAGTAG